The genomic segment CGCGAGCTAAAGCGCGGCGGCCAAGTGTTCTTTTTGCATAATGAAGTCGATACCATCGACAATATGCGCGAAAAACTCACGGCGCTCTTGCCCGAAGCCCGTGTGGGCGTGGCCCATGGCCAGATGCGGGAGCGAGATCTTGAGCATGTGATGCGTGACTTTGCCCAGCAGCGTTTCAATATTCTGCTTTGCACCACGATTATCGAAACCGGGATCGACATCCCCAACGCCAATACCATTTTGATGAACCGCGCCGATAAATTTGGCTTGGCGCAATTACACCAGATGCGTGGCCGCGTTGGCCGCAGCCATCACCAGGCTTACGCCTATCTACTGGTTCCCGAGCCAGAAGCACTGTCCGGCGACGCTAAAAAGCGCCTTGAAGCGATTCAGATGATGGATGAATTGGGTGCAGGGTTTTATCTGGCCATGCACGATTTGGAAATCCGTGGTGCGGGTGAAGTGCTGGGTGATTCGCAATCAGGCGAGATGCAAGAAATTGGCTTCTCGCTCTACAGCCAGATGCTCAAAGAAGCGGTTAAATCACTCAAAAAAGGCATCGAGCCCGATTTATCCCAGCCACTGGGCGTGACCACCGAAATCAATTTGCGCGCCCCAGCCCTACTGCCAGCCGAATACTGCCCCGATGTGAACGAGCGGCTCAGCCTGTATAAACGCCTAGCCCATTGTGAAAGCAATGACGATCTGGATGACATCATGCAAGAGCTGATCGACCGCTTTGGCCTCTTACCTGCGCCTGCCAAAGTGCTACTCGATTGCCACCGCCTGCGTATGATTGCAGGCACCCTTGGCATTGCTAAAATCGACGCTGCCGACAACGCTATCGTCATCAGCTTTACTACTAATACCGTGATCGAGCCGATGAAAATCATTAAGCTCATCCAGAACAAAAAGAACTACAAAATGAGTGGCCAGGATAAATTGCGGGTAGAAGGGAATTGGCCAGAAAGCACCCTGCGTGTGGTCAGAGTAAAAGAGCTATTGCATGAGTTAAGCCATTGAGACATTGATGTGCCGATTATCCTTAGGGTGAGTTAGGCAGACTGGAAGATTAAATAAATAGACAACAAGCGCCTAGCCGTAAGCCACCGCAGCGTGATGGTGGGTTACGGCCGAAATGGATCAGTCTGCTCATCAGCATCAAGGGTGGCCTAAGCCACCCTAGGCTATTCGCATCAGCAAACTCTCGCGGTTCAAACCGCGCCTATAAAAGCATATAGAGCCCAAATGAATACAGCATCCGCATCTTCACCTCCCAATAATCTGCCCCGCTACCGCTTAATCACAGGCCCGGATGACGCCAGTTTTTGCCATAGAATTAGCGAAGCACTAGATATGGGCTATCAGCTGTATGGCTCGCCCTCGGCCACGTTCAATGGTCAGAGTGTCATCGTTGCCCAGGCTGTGCTCTGGCCTTCACTTTAATTCTGCCTCATTCCACATTCATAAGCCTCTATGCCTCAGACTCATAAACTCTCAGCCATTCATCCCGACGATCTGCCACTCATCTACGCCATGGCGCTGTTTCAAGAGCCTATGCCCCAGGTACGTCTGATTACACTGATGCAGCTGCGTAAAGAAAAAATGGCCAATGGCAGAGCCTATGATCAGCCCGCGGTCAAAGCCTGCCTAGCTAGGCTGATGTTGCAAAAAATGGCGACATTGCAAACGGGCATGGGCTATGTACTGGAAAACGAATTTGTTTTCCCTGCCCTACTAAAGCTAAAACAAAGCGGCTGGTTGCCCAGCTGGGTGGGCAGTGTGCGTGATCTGCTGACCCAGCAGCACGAATACTCGCCATGGAAAAACTACCCAGAAGACTTTTGCCAGCGCGAGATCCTGTTTTCTGCATTTTGCGGGCAAATTGAAATCGTTAATGAATGGCGACAGCGCTCTGGCCTCGCCGATCGCGTCGCGCAGCATTTTTTCGCCAGCGAAAGCGGTCAGATTTTATTCGGGCTGTTAGATGAAGAAATCCAATGTCAGTTATTGCTAGATGCCCTGCAAAGCAGCGCTTGGTATCTGACTGATTGCAACGCCATGTATCAGTACGCCCTCAGTGGCTTTGAGCAGCGCTTTGATCAATGGCCGCAGCTATCAGCCCAGTTGGCTGCCCATGCTCTGCTGCGGGGCGATTTTGCCCAGCTCAAACTGATCCAGCGAAGAACCCCCGCACAGTATTTAGCCGAAAATCTGGCGGCACTGGCCACCCTGCGCGGTGAATACAGCATTGCAGTAGAAATTTACGACTCGCTACTGAAAGCGCTGAAACAGGCCAGCGGCAAGCGTAAATATTTTCTAACTGATACCAACGGCCTGCTCTATACCGTGGCACTGCTGGGCTTGAACACACCGGCCAGCATTAAGCTGGCTAAGGCGCAGGTGGATGATGGCTATAAACAAAAACACGCTAACTGCTATTTTGCGTTGCATTCTTTGGTCGACCACCTAGCGCAAGGCACGCCGCTGATCAGCGCACGCCCCGGCTATCATTATCAACCCAATGATTGCGATGGCCTGTTTGAAGCGCTGGCATTGTTCTGGCAAGACGCCGATGTCGATGATAGCTGGTGCCAGAAGCTCCTCACCGCCCGCGCCAAAGCAGTAAAAAATGGCTATCAATGGATTGCCGCCGAGCTGGATGTGCTGCTTTTCCAGCAATTTGGCAAGCCACTGCTTTCCCCTGGCTGGCACGCGCAGCAGCAGCTTACACCGCTGATTTCGGCGATTAAGCGAGAAGAAGGCTGGCAGCGCGCATTGGTGGCACTCAGCCAGCTTAAAGCAGGCACACCGGCCAGCAGCAGCGATGCCCGCATCGCCTGGCTGATTGAAACCAGTCACGGCGATATTCGTATTGATCCACGTGAGCAAAAGAAAAGCGCCAAAGGCATTTGGAGCAAGGGCCGCGCCGTGGCGCTGCGCCGCATGCTGCAAGAGCAAGACACCTTGCCAGCCATGAGCGATCAGGATAAGCGCGTCGCCAGCTGTATCAGAAAATCATATAACAACTACTACGGCGGCAGCGAATACGAGCTGGATGCCGAGGCAGCACTTGCTCATTTAATTGGCCACCCGGCGCTATTTTGGTTTGATGCGCCCGATGTGCGTATCGATATTGCCAAGGGTGAAGTGGCGCTGCTGCTTAAAGAAAAACAAGGCCAGATCACCCTGCAACTTGATCCAGAGATGGATAGCCAAGCCTCGCTGATCTGGAAAAAAGAAACCCCAACCCGCTTAGTTATTTACAGCAGCAGCCCCGAAATCAAACAAATTGCCGGTATTTTAGGTACAGGGCTGGCCGTGCCCGTTGCCGCCAAAGCGCAGCTAGTGGATGTCATTACCGCGATTGCCCCGCATATCGCCATTCACTCAGACCTGCCCGAGCTGGCCGCGCATGTGGAATCCATAGACGCAGATGCCACGCTTTATGCGCATCTTTTGCCACTACAAGAAGGCCTGCGTATGCAGCTCTTGGTGCGCCCGCTCGCTGACGGCAGCTGGATGACGCCTGCCAAAGGCAGTGTGAATGTACTCGGGGAAATCGAAGGCCGTGCCGTGCAGGCCGTGCGCGATCTAAGTGCAGAAAAGAAACGCCTGAAACGCGTGGTGGATGGCTCACCGACCCTCAGCCAAGCCGAGCAAAATGGCGTTGAGTGGGAGCTTTTCCACCCCGAGCTATGCCTCGAGCTACTGGCCGAGCTGAAAACCTTTGGCGAAGACACCTTGCAACTGGTGTGGCCTGAAGGCGAGCGTTTCCGCTTAAACAGCACGCGCGGCCTTGCGCAAATGTCGCTCACGGTTAAAAAACAAGGCGAGTGGTTTGTCGCAGGTGGCGAGCTGACGCTAGACGATGGCCGCGTGCTGGCGCTGAGAGAATTGCTGCAAATGATGGATAAGGCCGAAGGCCGCTTTCTGCCGCTGGGCGATGGCGACTACCTGGCGCTGACCGAGGCCTTTAAAAAGCGTTTAGATGAATTGCGTGTGCTGGCCGAGATGGGCAAAGACGGGCTAAAAATCAGCGCACTCACCGCACCGCTTTTAGCCGAGCTGGCAGGAGAAGTGGGCGATTTACAAAGCGATGCTGAGTGGCAGGCGCAGGTGGCCAAGCTGGATTCACTGGCCGACTTTCAGCCTGAAGTGCCCTCCACCCTGCAAGCCACCTTGCGCGATTATCAGTTGGAAGGCTTTCAATGGTTATCCCGTTTAGCACGCTGGGGCGTGGGGGCGTGCCTCGCTGACGATATGGGCTTGGGCAAAACGGTACAAGCACTGGCGCTGCTGCTCACACGCGCGCCACAAGGCCCAGCCCTAGTGATTGCCCCGCTTTCGGTAGCGCTCAACTGGCAGGCCGAAGCACTGCGCTTTGCGCCTACGCTTAAAGTGCAGACTTATCACAGCAACCGTGATCTGAGCGACTTAGGCCCTTTTGACTTGGTGATTGCCAGCTATGGCATGTTGCAGCAAGACAGCGAAGCCTTTGCCGCCCAGCACTGGCATAGCGTGGTATTGGATGAAGCGCAGGCCATTAAGAATTCTGCCACCAAACGCAGCCAGGCTGCGATGGCGCTCAATGCCGACTTTAAAGTCATTGCCAGTGGCACGCCGGTGGAAAACCATCTTGGCGAGTTATGGAATTTATTCCGCTTTATCAACCCAGGCCTCCTAGGATCGAAAGAGCGTTTTGCCGCCAAATTCAGCGGCCCGATCGAGCGCGGTGATAAAACCGCCAAACAGCATTTGAAAAAACTGATCCAACCGTTTATCCTGCGCCGCACCAAGACGCAGGTGCTGAGCGAATTACCGCCACGCACCGAGATCACGCTGAAAGTCGAATTATCCAAAGACGAGCGCCATTTATACGAAGCGCTACGCCAAGAGGCGGTAGAAAAACTCGATGCCGCAGGCGGGGATGAAAACCGTGCCATGCGGGTACTGGCCGAAATCACCCGTTTACGCCGCTTTTGTTGCAATCCCAAGCTCACGCTTCCCAATTCAACCCTAGAAGGCAGTAAACTCGCCGCCTTTGCCGACATCACCGAAGAGCTGCTGGAAAACAAACACAAAGCATTGGTCTTCAGCCAGTTTGTCGATCATCTGGCGATTGTGCGTGAATGGCTGGAACAAAAAGGCATCAGCTACCAATATCTGGATGGCAGCACGCCGGTGCTGGAGCGCAAAAAACGCGTCGATGCTTTTCAAGCCGGGATCGGTGATGTGTTCTTAATCAGCTTAAAAGCCGGTGGCACAGGCTTAAACCTGACCGCAGCCGATTATGTGATTCATCTGGACCCATGGTGGAATCCAGCGGTTGAAGACCAAGCATCGGATCGAGCGCACCGTATGGGGCAGCAAAGACCAGTCACCATTTACCGCTTGGTGGCGCAAGACACCATCGAAGAGCAAATACTGGCCCTGCACGCCGAAAAACGCGACCTCGCCGACAGCCTACTCGAAGGCGGCGACGCCACAGGCAAGATGGATACGGCAGCATTGTTGGGATTGCTGCGAGGTGGGAATTAACCCATTCAAACCCTAAATCTGTAGACACAGAGCTAAATGAGAACACAGAGCACACGGAGAAAAGCGAAGTAAATTCTTTGCTTTAATATTGATCAGTTTTGTAGGTTGGGTTGGCGGGCTGCGTGTGAGGTTTTCCTCACTCAGCGATATATCGCGTAACCCCACATGATTTACCACGGCAGGTATTTAGTTACGCAAACCCAGAGGGATCAAACCAAGGGTAAACTGCAAAAAAAATCAGATTTTATAGGGTGTGAAAGTCGCTTTTCTTGCGCACCGCCCTTGGTGCGCAACGACTGCGTCGTTGTACACCCTATAAAGTTTTTCTCTGTGTGCTCTGTGTTCTACCCTGATCTCTGTGCACACAGACTTTTTAGATTTTTAGAATTTTTTTACACTTATTGGAAATACGAGTATGTCAGCACTAAAGCAAGCCGAACTAGAACGCCTAGATGCGTTTTTAATGTCTGAAGCCACAGGCGCAGAGACCATGGATCTGGAAATGATCGATGGTTTCTTTGTGGCACTGGCCATCAGCCCGGAGCAAGCGCCGGAAGAAGAATGGCTGCCGCATATTTTTGAAGGCCAGGCACCAGAATTTAAAGATGCGGCAGAAAAAGACGAGATTATTGATTTAATCCGCCGCCACCACGCCGCCATCCAAGACGCTTTCTCGCTTAAAGCGCGTAATAAAGAAACCGAAGCGCCTTTATACGTGCCTATCATTTTGCAAGACGAAGGCATAGATGAAAAATGGCGTGAAACGCTGGGCGCTTACTGGGCTTCGGGCTTCAGAGCCGGTGTTTTATTGCGTGAAGACCTCTGGCAAGACACGCTGGATGAAAACGAAGACTTGTACGAAGTCGTTGCCAAGATTCTGACCTTAGAATTAGGCCACCATCCGGATGACGAAGAGCAAGTGCTCACCATCAGCGCCCGTGACGCCCTGATTGACGAGCTGCCATGGCTGATCGAAGACGTATTGCACTGGTGGCTGAATCAACAATTTGGCAAGGTAGAAACCATTGTGAACGACGGCCCAAAAATCGGCCGCAATGATCCTTGCAGCTGTGGCAGTGGCAAGAAATTCAAAAAGTGCTGCGGCGCATAATTAGCAAAGAATAAGCGAGCAAAGAGCAGGAGGCACACTATGCTAAAGATAGATTTTAGTGAGTTTGCACCATGAAACGCCTTCTCCTCCTTGCTTGCCTCCTCCTGACGCTGCCCTGTGCAGCCAAAGAAACCGTAAAACTTTGTTTTGATAACGAAGACGCCTACCCCAGCACCTTAAAAAATGGCACGGGCTATAGTTTTTTGCTGCTGAATACCGTGGCAGACCGGCTTGATGTCAATATTATTTACCACCCTCTTCCCTGGAAGCGCTGCCTGAAAGAAGTACAGTCAGGCAACTATGATGGCGTAATAGGCATCGCCTACTTACCCGAGCGGCGGGTCATTGCGGCCTACCCGCTCAATAGCAAGGCAGAGCCTCTGCATGAACAGCGCCTGCTAACCACCACCCGCTCTGTTTACCGGCGCAAAGACAGCAGCAATGACTGGGATGGCAAGCAGTTTTCCCCACTGAATGGCTCAGTCGGCGTACAAGCTGGGTATATGGCCGCCAGCGTATTAAAACAAAGACAAATCCCCAGCGAAGACAGCTCACAATCCGTAGATGATTTATTCAGGAAACTCAGTGTAGGGCTGATTCAAATTGCAGTAGCAGAAGAGCGCCAGGGCGACAGATCACTTAAAACCCACCCTGAATATGCAAAAGAAATTGAAAAACTGCCGCAACCCTTTTTAATCAGCGATTTATTCCTGGCTTTTTCCTATTCATTTCAAAACAAAAAAACCACGCTAAGCCAAGCCATATGGCAAAACATAGCCATCGTTCGTGAATCCAGCCAATTTAAAAATACGACTCAGGAATAAAGCGGCTATTCCACCCCTATTCTCGCGGCAAACAGCAAGTTTAGTTACAATCAAACCCTTCGCCCCAAGCCCTGCAGAGAGTTGATATGTACCGTCTTGTTATCCAAGCGCCAGAAATTGCTACGCAAAACTTAAAACAACTCGCCCGTTTATCCGGTGCGCACAGCATAGAAGCGATTCACCAACAGGCGTTTCGTTTACAAGGCGCCGATATCAGCAATGAAGAGGCCGTAGCCGATTTTTGCGAATCCAATCAACTGGATTTTGCTTTTATCCCAGAAGACACCCGCGTACAGGATATTGGCCTTGTGGTGATGGATATGGATTCCACACTGATTACTATTGAATGCATCGATGAAATCGCCGATATGCAAGGCATTAAGGCCGAAGTATCTGCCATTACCGCCAGCGCCATGCGCGGTGAAATTGACTTTAAAGAAAGCCTTACCCGCCGCGTGGCCCTGCTGGCAGGATTAGACGAAAGTGCGCTGGAGCGCGTTTATACCGAGCGGCTTAAACTGATGCCGGGCGCTGAGATCATGCTCAAAGGCTTTCATGATGCTGGCGCCAAGACACTTTTAATTTCGGGCGGATTTACTTTTTTCACCGAAAAACTACAAGCGAAGCTAGGCCTCACCCGCACGATTGCCAATGTATTAGAAATTGAAAACGGCAAACTCACTGGCAAAGTCATTGGCGATATTGTGGATGCAGAGCGCAAAAAATCTGAGCTGATCAAATACCGGGCCGAGCTGGGCCTGAGTATTGATCAGGTGGTGGCCATGGGCGATGGCGCAAACGATTTACCGATGCTTAAAGAAGCAGGCTTTGGCGTAGCCTGCCATGCCAAACCGCTTGTACAACGCGAAGCGCCGTATTGCATTAATCAGGTGGGATTAGACGGCGTATTGAATTACTTTATTTAAGGCTAGGGGACAAAACCTAGGCACTGAAAAATGCGGGGCGGGCACAACATCGTGCCCGCCCCGCATTTAAATCAGCAAATCACCCCACACATCACTCGCATCGCCCTTTGCGTGGCAAATAGCGCAGCCAATCGGCCTTGATTTGCGCTTCCTGCGCCATGCCAGAGGCCACCTTCGGCGCATCATGCGTAGCCAGCAGGCGCAAACACCAGCTTACTCCGGCCTGATCTTTCATTCGCATTCTGCGTAAAAATGGCTGGCTTTCATCACCTTGCACTAGCAAGGCCTTGCCCTCTTTAAACCCCAGCCGCCAGCCATCCTGCACCACGGTGCCTGCATAGCCACCCGCAATCATTTCCAGCCATGGCTGATCACCTTTCAGCAATCGCAAACGGCTAACCGGCCCGGCAGGATGAGGCGCACGCTCTGCCAGCAGCTGCGTACCTTCAGGCAAGGCACGCCATGCCAGCGGCCAGGGCGCAACCACTGCCTCGCCCTCAGCCAGCTTAAAGTACGCCGCCCCCGCCTCCTGCCTGGCCGATTCCACTTCACCAGAAAGGGGCTTCATCGCGCTTGCCCCGCTGATCTGCAGCGCGGCCCCCTGAGCAAACCCTGCCACACACAGCAGGGCCCAAACCCAGTCAGCGGGCACGACGACGCATCGCAGCAAAGAAGGCCGCCGATGGCTTGGCTTCTACCGCCCAGCGCTGCTTATCGTTCAGAATTGGATTAACTGCCACTTTACTGCTCCTTTGCATGGATACGCCGCTATTGCCACTTTCTACACGTGCAAAAGCTAAATTTAAATTAGCCCAATCATTGTAATCACGCAAAAGCCCTTTAGTGCCGTCATCATTCAGATCCAAAGCATAATTAACCGCGCTTTGCTTATTGTCTAAATCCCAATCTGCATAGACACCTGTAAACACGCCACGCCCAATTAAATCCGCTTCATTTAGGCTGTTTTCATTTAAGGTACGGCCCGTTCCATCGGAATAATCAATACGGAAACTACTAGAGCATGGGCCACCCTCAAGCTTGCAGCGGGAGTCCCAAGTAAAGCCATTTGCCTCTTTATTAGAAAAATAACGCTCTACGGCCGATATTGATTTAGGCGATGAACCTAAACCCTTCATTTGGTATAGATAATTCATCACACTATAGTAATTAGGCTTATTATTAACATCTTCATTACCACCATGCTTCAAGCCTAAGTTATGACCTAATTCATGCATAATAGTACCTGCTTGAAAATTAATTAATTCATTAATCTCCCCCGCAGAATCTGCATTCAAGCCCCAAGAACCTAAAGTAACAATAATATCATTACCTACAACTTCAGCACGACCTGAAGAACCAGATCTGCCATCAAGCTCTTGTGAGTTACCCATCAACAAATAATGAAAAGCTTGCTTGCGACGTATATCCATACTCAGATTTTTGTAGTCATAGATAGATGCGCAACCTTCCGATG from the Iodobacter fluviatilis genome contains:
- a CDS encoding DUF1737 domain-containing protein, giving the protein MNTASASSPPNNLPRYRLITGPDDASFCHRISEALDMGYQLYGSPSATFNGQSVIVAQAVLWPSL
- a CDS encoding DEAD/DEAH box helicase — encoded protein: MPQTHKLSAIHPDDLPLIYAMALFQEPMPQVRLITLMQLRKEKMANGRAYDQPAVKACLARLMLQKMATLQTGMGYVLENEFVFPALLKLKQSGWLPSWVGSVRDLLTQQHEYSPWKNYPEDFCQREILFSAFCGQIEIVNEWRQRSGLADRVAQHFFASESGQILFGLLDEEIQCQLLLDALQSSAWYLTDCNAMYQYALSGFEQRFDQWPQLSAQLAAHALLRGDFAQLKLIQRRTPAQYLAENLAALATLRGEYSIAVEIYDSLLKALKQASGKRKYFLTDTNGLLYTVALLGLNTPASIKLAKAQVDDGYKQKHANCYFALHSLVDHLAQGTPLISARPGYHYQPNDCDGLFEALALFWQDADVDDSWCQKLLTARAKAVKNGYQWIAAELDVLLFQQFGKPLLSPGWHAQQQLTPLISAIKREEGWQRALVALSQLKAGTPASSSDARIAWLIETSHGDIRIDPREQKKSAKGIWSKGRAVALRRMLQEQDTLPAMSDQDKRVASCIRKSYNNYYGGSEYELDAEAALAHLIGHPALFWFDAPDVRIDIAKGEVALLLKEKQGQITLQLDPEMDSQASLIWKKETPTRLVIYSSSPEIKQIAGILGTGLAVPVAAKAQLVDVITAIAPHIAIHSDLPELAAHVESIDADATLYAHLLPLQEGLRMQLLVRPLADGSWMTPAKGSVNVLGEIEGRAVQAVRDLSAEKKRLKRVVDGSPTLSQAEQNGVEWELFHPELCLELLAELKTFGEDTLQLVWPEGERFRLNSTRGLAQMSLTVKKQGEWFVAGGELTLDDGRVLALRELLQMMDKAEGRFLPLGDGDYLALTEAFKKRLDELRVLAEMGKDGLKISALTAPLLAELAGEVGDLQSDAEWQAQVAKLDSLADFQPEVPSTLQATLRDYQLEGFQWLSRLARWGVGACLADDMGLGKTVQALALLLTRAPQGPALVIAPLSVALNWQAEALRFAPTLKVQTYHSNRDLSDLGPFDLVIASYGMLQQDSEAFAAQHWHSVVLDEAQAIKNSATKRSQAAMALNADFKVIASGTPVENHLGELWNLFRFINPGLLGSKERFAAKFSGPIERGDKTAKQHLKKLIQPFILRRTKTQVLSELPPRTEITLKVELSKDERHLYEALRQEAVEKLDAAGGDENRAMRVLAEITRLRRFCCNPKLTLPNSTLEGSKLAAFADITEELLENKHKALVFSQFVDHLAIVREWLEQKGISYQYLDGSTPVLERKKRVDAFQAGIGDVFLISLKAGGTGLNLTAADYVIHLDPWWNPAVEDQASDRAHRMGQQRPVTIYRLVAQDTIEEQILALHAEKRDLADSLLEGGDATGKMDTAALLGLLRGGN
- a CDS encoding YecA/YgfB family protein, encoding MSALKQAELERLDAFLMSEATGAETMDLEMIDGFFVALAISPEQAPEEEWLPHIFEGQAPEFKDAAEKDEIIDLIRRHHAAIQDAFSLKARNKETEAPLYVPIILQDEGIDEKWRETLGAYWASGFRAGVLLREDLWQDTLDENEDLYEVVAKILTLELGHHPDDEEQVLTISARDALIDELPWLIEDVLHWWLNQQFGKVETIVNDGPKIGRNDPCSCGSGKKFKKCCGA
- a CDS encoding substrate-binding periplasmic protein: MKRLLLLACLLLTLPCAAKETVKLCFDNEDAYPSTLKNGTGYSFLLLNTVADRLDVNIIYHPLPWKRCLKEVQSGNYDGVIGIAYLPERRVIAAYPLNSKAEPLHEQRLLTTTRSVYRRKDSSNDWDGKQFSPLNGSVGVQAGYMAASVLKQRQIPSEDSSQSVDDLFRKLSVGLIQIAVAEERQGDRSLKTHPEYAKEIEKLPQPFLISDLFLAFSYSFQNKKTTLSQAIWQNIAIVRESSQFKNTTQE
- the serB gene encoding phosphoserine phosphatase SerB, whose translation is MYRLVIQAPEIATQNLKQLARLSGAHSIEAIHQQAFRLQGADISNEEAVADFCESNQLDFAFIPEDTRVQDIGLVVMDMDSTLITIECIDEIADMQGIKAEVSAITASAMRGEIDFKESLTRRVALLAGLDESALERVYTERLKLMPGAEIMLKGFHDAGAKTLLISGGFTFFTEKLQAKLGLTRTIANVLEIENGKLTGKVIGDIVDAERKKSELIKYRAELGLSIDQVVAMGDGANDLPMLKEAGFGVACHAKPLVQREAPYCINQVGLDGVLNYFI